In Methanobrevibacter sp., the genomic window GTGCAAGAGCAGCTTTAAATGCTATTGAGGCTGTACAAAATAGTGAAATGAATGTTAAATCATTAAACAAATATGCTGATGGAGAATAATTATTCTCTATCCTTTTTTTAATTATTTGATAAATAATTTTTAATGTTAATACCACAAGAAGGACACTCTTCCTCGCCGATTTTTAATCTGTTTTTACACTTAGGACAGAAGTTAAGCTGAACCTTATATTCTTTGTTTTGGTCAATGACAATATTTACTTCGATTCTTTCGGTAATATTTGTTTTTAAAACGTTCATGTCCCAGTTATTATCCATCAAAAGTTTCTTATAATAGAAAGCTTCGGTCATCGTATCGTAGCTTCCAATGCTTTCATCACCTTTTTGAATGTAGAACTTGCGGATTTTATGATTAAACAGAATTTCTCCTTCCCTTTCTGTTTTATTAACTTTTGTTCCCTTAATTCTTCCTTTAGGTCTTCTTTCTGGAAATGGTGGAAGTTCCATATTTTCATACTTGTTTTCAAGGTCGCATTCAACAAGCAGATCATAATCGAAATTACA contains:
- a CDS encoding zinc ribbon domain-containing protein, with translation MICINSQEIRYFYRNIVKTGDVYRVKYNNKDYGEFRKLSDALYERDALFFCNFDYDLLVECDLENKYENMELPPFPERRPKGRIKGTKVNKTEREGEILFNHKIRKFYIQKGDESIGSYDTMTEAFYYKKLLMDNNWDMNVLKTNITERIEVNIVIDQNKEYKVQLNFCPKCKNRLKIGEEECPSCGINIKNYLSNN